The proteins below are encoded in one region of Arenibacter algicola:
- the porG gene encoding type IX secretion system protein PorG → MRLFFAAILLFIFNEIKGQTYEIGLFAGGTNNIGDVGRSNFILPSGPAFGGLFKWNKSKRYAWRASIIYGEFTADDSKSDIPSRQQRNFIMDNSVLEASAGLEFNFVEYNLHRLGPAFTPYLYTGVTYFRYGYHYFDAAQLQDIGQKDGSFAVPMTVGAKLRISQFFIVGAEIGARYTFTDNLDASNPEGSNYEEFRFGNIFSDDWYVFSGVTLTYTFGRKPCMDCFQ, encoded by the coding sequence ATGAGGTTATTTTTTGCGGCAATTCTTCTTTTCATTTTTAATGAAATAAAGGGACAAACATACGAGATTGGCCTATTTGCGGGTGGTACCAATAATATTGGGGATGTTGGAAGATCCAATTTTATTTTACCTTCGGGTCCTGCTTTTGGTGGTTTGTTTAAATGGAACAAGAGTAAGCGCTATGCTTGGAGGGCCAGTATTATTTATGGAGAATTTACAGCGGATGATTCCAAATCGGACATACCGTCCCGACAACAACGGAATTTTATTATGGACAATAGTGTTCTGGAGGCGTCCGCAGGTTTGGAGTTTAATTTTGTAGAATATAATTTGCATCGGTTGGGGCCGGCATTTACACCTTATCTATATACGGGTGTTACCTATTTTAGATATGGATACCATTATTTTGATGCGGCGCAATTGCAGGATATTGGACAGAAAGATGGCTCTTTTGCCGTGCCTATGACGGTCGGAGCCAAATTAAGGATTAGTCAGTTCTTTATTGTTGGAGCTGAAATAGGGGCCAGATATACCTTTACGGACAATTTGGATGCCAGTAATCCGGAAGGTTCCAATTATGAAGAATTTAGATTTGGAAATATATTTAGTGATGATTGGTATGTGTTCTCCGGGGTTACGTTAACGTATACCTTTGGAAGAAAACCTTGTATGGATTGCTTTCAGTAG